A region from the Prionailurus viverrinus isolate Anna chromosome E2, UM_Priviv_1.0, whole genome shotgun sequence genome encodes:
- the LOC125153785 gene encoding vomeronasal type-1 receptor 4 yields the protein MTSVDLKIAVIFLVQITIGILGNFSLLYHYMSLCFNGGRSRSTDVIFRHLTVANSLVILSRGIPETMAAFGLRYFLNDFGCKVVFYMHRVARGVSIGTTCLLSIFQAITISPRSSRWAEMKAKALKYIGPSTILCWILHMLVNIIVPMYVIKKWSNENITTIDFKYCSATLHDKGTDFLCATVTSIPDVLCLGLMSWASGSMVFILYTHKQRVQHIHRNNLSSRFSPETRATQTILVLVSTFVSFYTLSSIIYICFSCFGKTTWWLANTSALINICFPTVSPFILLSCNPCVSRLFCTCTGRNTQLPHLTRNI from the coding sequence ATGACGTCTGTGGATTTGAAAATTGCAGTAATCTTCCTGGTCCAGATTACCATTGGAATCCTGGGGAATTTCTCACTCTTATATCATTATATGTCCCTTTGCTTCAATGGAGGTAGGTCAAGATCCACAGATGTGATTTTCAGGCACTTGACTGTAGCCAACTCTTTGGTCATTCTCTCGAGAGGAATCCCGGAGACCATGGCAGCTTTTGGGTTGAGATATTTTCTCAATGACTTTGGATGCAAAGTTGTTTTCTATATGCACAGAGTGGCCAGGGGTGTGTCCATTGGCACTACCTGCCTCTTGAGTATCTTCCAGGCCATCACCATCAGTCCCAGGAGTTCCAGGTGGGCAGAGATGAAAGCAAAAGCCCTGAAGTACATTGGCCCCTCCACCATTTTGTGCTGGATTCTGCACATGTTGGTAAATATCATAGTACCTATGtatgtgattaaaaaatggaGTAATGAAAACATCACAACTATAGACTTTAAGTACTGTTCAGCTACACTTCATGACAAAGGTACAGACTTCCTATGTGCAACTGTCACATCCATCCCTGATGTTTTGTGTTTGGGGCTCATGTCCTGGGCCAGCGGCTCCATGGTTTTCATCCTTTACACACACAAGCAGAGGGTCCAACACATTCATAGGAACAACCTGTCATCTAGATTCTCCCCTGAGACCAGAGCCACTCAAACCATCCTTGTCCTGGTAAGCacctttgtatctttttatacCCTCTCTTCcatcatttacatttgtttttcttgttttggcaAGACCACTTGGTGGCTGGCGAACACCTCTGCCTTAATCAATATCTGTTTCCCAACTGTCAGCCCCTTTATTCTCTTAAGTTGTAACCCCTGTGTATCTAGACTCTTCTGTACATGTACTGGAAGAAATACACAACTACCCCATCTCACCAGAAACATATAA